A portion of the Bufo gargarizans isolate SCDJY-AF-19 chromosome 7, ASM1485885v1, whole genome shotgun sequence genome contains these proteins:
- the LRRN1 gene encoding leucine-rich repeat neuronal protein 1, whose translation MVAMACRKLLVLTYYKLLIGFLITSLTGSEANECPQLCVCGNRPWFTPQSTYREAKTVDCNDLRLTKIPANLSADTQVLLLQSNNIERTNGELQQLVNLTELDLSQNNITSIQDVGLANLSQLTTLHLEENQVFEMTDYCLQDLTNLEELYINHNQLSSISPSAFAGLRSLLRLHLNSNKLRIIDSRWFDSTPILEILMIGENPVIGILDLNFQPLRSLRSLVLAGMYLSDIPGNALLGLDNLESLSFYDNKLSQVPQVALQKLPNLKFLDLNKNPIRKIQEGDFKNMLRLKELGINNMAELVSIDRYALDNLPELTKLEATNNPKLSYIHRSAFRNVPTLESLMLNNNALNSVYKGTVESLPNLREISIHSNPIRCDCVLHWIGSNQTTIRFMEPLSMFCAFPPEYRGQSVKEALAQDSTAEQCLPMIAQETFPSHLSLDLGMTISLDCRAMAEPEPDIYWVTPMGHKVTTETLSDKYRLGGEGTLQISNVQVEDSGRYTCVAQNSEGADTRVATLRINGTLLDGSQVLRLYVQQTEASSVLVSWKVSSSVLASNLKWSSATMKIDNPHITYTARVPADVHEYNLTHLQPATEYEVCLTVSGLHQQAQRACINVTTKGTSYSLTVTDQETSAALAAVMGSLFALISFASVSVYAAKRFQRKNYRHSLKKYMQKTSSIPLNELYPPLISLWEGDSEKETGTAETKASQVDTTRSYYMW comes from the coding sequence ATGGTGGCCATGGCCTGTAGGAAACTCCTTGTGTTGACATATTACAAGTTGCTGATTGGATTTCTCATCACTTCTTTAACGGGATCTGAAGCCAACGAATGTCCTCAGCTTTGTGTTTGTGGGAACCGTCCTTGGTTTACTCCACAGTCGACCTACCGCGAGGCCAAAACCGTGGATTGCAATGACCTACGTCTGACCAAGATCCCAGCCAACCTTTCTGCAGACACCCAGGTGCTTCTTCTGCAGAGCAACAACATCGAGCGGACTAATGGAGAACTTCAGCAGCTGGTGAACCTCACGGAGCTTGATCTTTCCCAGAATAACATCACCTCCATTCAAGATGTGGGTCTGGCCAATCTCAGCCAGCTCACCACTCTGCACCTGGAGGAGAACCAAGTCTTCGAAATGACTGACTACTGTCTTCAAGACTTGACCAACCTTGAGGAACTCTACATCAACCACAACCAGCTCAGCTCCATCTCACCTAGTGCCTTTGCTGGACTGCGCAGTTTACTCCGCCTGCACCTAAATTCAAATAAATTGCGGATTATTGACAGTCGCTGGTTTGATTCCACCCCTATCTTGGAGATCCTAATGATTGGTGAAAACCCAGTCATCGGTATATTGGATCTAAATTTCCAACCACTGAGAAGTTTGAGGAGCTTAGTCTTGGCCGGCATGTACCTTAGTGACATTCCAGGGAACGCTTTGTTGGGGTTGGATAATCTGGAGAGTTTATCCTTCTATGACAATAAGCTCAGTCAAGTTCCCCAGGTGGCTCTACAAAAACTTCCGAACCTCAAGTTTTTGGACCTTAATAAAAATCCCATCAGAAAGATTCAGGAAGGAGACTTCAAGAACATGTTACGCCTGAAGGAGCTGGGGATCAACAACATGGCAGAGCTTGTATCTATAGACCGCTACGCTCTAGACAATCTCCCAGAGTTAACGAAGCTTGAAGCTACAAACAATCCGAAACTGTCCTATATCCACCGATCCGCCTTCCGTAATGTGCCTACCCTGGAGAGCTTGATGCTAAATAATAATGCTCTGAACTCTGTGTACAAGGGTACGGTGGAATCGCTGCCCAATCTGCGGGAAATTAGTATCCACAGTAACCCGATACGTTGTGACTGCGTCTTGCACTGGATAGGTTCCAATCAAACCACCATCCGTTTTATGGAGccgctgtccatgttttgcgcATTTCCCCCAGAATATCGAGGCCAGTCTGTGAAGGAGGCCTTGGCTCAGGACTCGACTGCAGAGCAGTGTTTACCCATGATAGCTCAAGAAACCTTCCCCAGCCATCTCAGCCTAGACTTAGGTATGACCATTTCCTTGGATTGCAGAGCAATGGCCGAACCTGAGCCTGATATCTACTGGGTTACCCCCATGGGCCATAAGGTTACCACAGAGACTTTATCTGATAAATATCGCTTGGGCGGGGAAGGGACCCTGCAGATCAGCAATGTGCAGGTGGAGGACTCTGGCCGGTACACCTGTGTGGCACAAAATTCAGAAGGGGCAGACACCAGGGTGGCAACACTGCGTATAAACGGGACCCTTCTGGATGGTTCTCAGGTTCTCCGGCTTTACGTGCAGCAGACTGAAGCTAGTTCAGTCCTGGTGTCCTGGAAGGTTAGCTCCAGTGTCTTGGCTTCTAACCTGAAGTGGTCTTCTGCCACCATGAAGATTGACAACCCTCACATCACATACACGGCCCGGGTTCCTGCCGACGTCCACGAATACAACCTGACCCATCTCCAACCCGCCACCGAGTACGAAGTGTGTCTGACGGTATCTGGTCTACATCAACAAGCTCAGCGAGCCTGCATTAATGTCACCACCAAGGGCACGTCCTACTCATTGACCGTCACCGACCAGGAGACCAGCGCGGCCCTGGCTGCCGTTATGGGGTCTCTTTTTGCCCTCATCAGTTTTGCTTCGGTTTCTGTTTACGCAGCAAAAAGATTCCAGAGGAAAAACTATCGTCATTCCCTGAAGAAGTACATGCAGAAGACATCTTCCATCCCACTGAACGAGCTGTACCCCCCACTCATCAGCCTGTGGGAGGGGGACAGTGAGAAGGAGACGGGGACTGCGGAGACCAAAGCCTCCCAGGTGGACACAACCCGGAGCTATTACATGTGGTAA